The region TTTCGCGTTTTCGTCTTAGCGCCTGACGCAATACATAAGCCTCTGTTATACTCGCAGCCCGTTTTAGCCTGAGGGCAAGGAGCAAAGTGTGGCTGCGGTCATCCATAATGAGATGTTGGACGAGATTCTGGCGCAGGTTCGTCCGTTAATTGGAAAGGGGAAGGTTGCCGACTATATTCCGGCCCTTGCCTCGGTGAGCGGGAATAAGCTGGGGATTGCTATCTGTACCATCGACGGACAGCGATACCAGGCAGGCGATGCGACTGAGCGTTTCTCCATTCAGTCCATTTCGAAAGTGCTGAGTCTGGTTGCGGCGATGCGCCAGTATGAAGAAGAAGAGATCTGGCAGCGTGTCGGTAAAGATCCTTCCGGCCAGCCTTTTAACTCGCTGCTTCAGCTCGAGATTGAACAGGGTAAACCGCGAAATCCCTTTATCAATGCCGGGGCGCTGGTGGTCTGCGATATGCTGCAAAGCCGCCTCAGCGCACCGCGCCAGCGAATGCTGGAGATTGTTCGCCAGCTCTCGGGCGTTGACGATATTGCCTATGATGCGGTGGTGGCACGCTCGGAGTTTGAACACTCCGCCCGTAACGCGGCTATCGCGTGGCTGATGAAATCCTTCGGTAATTTCCACAACGACGTGGCGACCGTGCTGCAAAACTACTTCCATTACTGCGCCCTGAAAATGAGCTGCGTTGAGCTGGCCCAGACGTTCCTGTTCCTTGCGCACCAGGGGCACGCGCCGCATCTCGATCAGGAGGTGGTTTCTCCGCTTCAGGCCCGGCAGGTTAACGCCCTGATGGCCACCAGCGGGATGTATCAAAACGCCGGTGAGTTTGCCTGGCGCGTTGGGCTTCCTGCTAAATCGGGCGTCGGCGGCGGGGTCGTGGCTATTGTGCCACATGAAATGGCGATAGCCGTCTGGAGCC is a window of Enterobacter cloacae complex sp. ECNIH7 DNA encoding:
- the glsB gene encoding glutaminase B, whose protein sequence is MAAVIHNEMLDEILAQVRPLIGKGKVADYIPALASVSGNKLGIAICTIDGQRYQAGDATERFSIQSISKVLSLVAAMRQYEEEEIWQRVGKDPSGQPFNSLLQLEIEQGKPRNPFINAGALVVCDMLQSRLSAPRQRMLEIVRQLSGVDDIAYDAVVARSEFEHSARNAAIAWLMKSFGNFHNDVATVLQNYFHYCALKMSCVELAQTFLFLAHQGHAPHLDQEVVSPLQARQVNALMATSGMYQNAGEFAWRVGLPAKSGVGGGVVAIVPHEMAIAVWSPELDETGNSLAGVAVLEKLTQRLGRSVY